A stretch of Myxococcus virescens DNA encodes these proteins:
- a CDS encoding tetratricopeptide repeat protein: MSPGPRLSCARALTSVVLASSLWLSACATTPRPTPEETSAAEDAGTTAAPPPDAGATTEAPSPPPSRPEAPRGPERDFVEAVEIARRGELTAAEAALRTLVELDPKLDYAWTNLGIVQERMGKTADAERSYRKALDVAPEQQSAWDCLARLYGRTGRTAKLEAELRERLSSQPDSVALRTALAITLLQAKNHAAASAEAKQALKGDERHVRAMQVLAQVYYREGKHELARMVLENARAIDPKDAATHNALGLVYLALDSRPQALESFKTAAQLRPDFAEARNNFGAMLNEAQDYEAAVTELEAAVRAAPDFASARLNLGNAHRGQGNFARARAEYEQVLMLMPRAADAYFNLAILYLDVEPPGMEPLKRYKTALTHFDNYQARGGRDDRIPQYVKDARKLIDREERRLEREQKDQFRKAAEAQKAAEASPPEGTPPAPSVSNPEPGTRVAAPGASPSTTSAPSSPAPSPDGASAAPVPTGSGRLTTDSQ, encoded by the coding sequence GTGAGTCCTGGCCCGCGTCTCTCATGCGCCCGCGCGCTGACCTCCGTGGTGCTGGCCTCCAGCCTCTGGCTGTCCGCGTGCGCCACCACACCCCGGCCAACGCCCGAGGAGACCTCCGCCGCCGAGGACGCGGGCACCACCGCCGCGCCACCGCCGGACGCCGGCGCCACCACGGAGGCGCCGTCCCCGCCCCCCTCCCGTCCGGAAGCGCCGCGCGGCCCCGAGCGCGACTTCGTCGAGGCCGTGGAGATTGCGCGCCGGGGCGAGCTGACCGCGGCCGAAGCGGCGCTGCGCACCCTGGTCGAGCTGGACCCGAAGCTGGACTACGCGTGGACGAACCTGGGCATCGTCCAGGAGCGGATGGGGAAGACCGCGGACGCGGAGCGCTCCTACCGCAAGGCGCTGGACGTGGCCCCCGAGCAGCAGTCCGCGTGGGACTGCCTGGCGCGCCTGTATGGCCGCACCGGCCGCACGGCGAAGCTGGAGGCCGAGCTGCGTGAGCGGCTGTCCTCCCAGCCGGACTCGGTCGCGCTGCGCACGGCGCTGGCCATCACCCTGCTCCAGGCGAAGAACCACGCCGCCGCCTCGGCCGAGGCCAAGCAGGCGCTGAAGGGCGACGAGCGGCACGTGCGCGCCATGCAGGTGCTGGCGCAGGTCTACTACCGCGAGGGCAAGCACGAGCTGGCGCGCATGGTGCTGGAGAACGCCCGCGCCATCGACCCGAAGGACGCGGCCACGCACAACGCGCTGGGGCTGGTGTACCTGGCGCTCGACTCGCGTCCCCAGGCCCTGGAGTCCTTCAAGACGGCCGCGCAGCTGCGGCCAGACTTCGCCGAGGCGCGCAACAACTTCGGCGCCATGCTCAACGAGGCCCAGGACTACGAGGCCGCCGTCACCGAACTGGAGGCCGCGGTGCGCGCCGCGCCGGACTTCGCGTCGGCCCGCCTCAACCTGGGCAACGCCCACCGGGGTCAGGGGAACTTCGCGCGGGCCCGCGCCGAGTACGAGCAGGTGCTGATGCTGATGCCGCGCGCCGCGGACGCGTACTTCAACCTGGCCATCCTCTACCTCGACGTGGAGCCGCCGGGGATGGAGCCGCTGAAGCGCTACAAGACGGCCCTCACCCACTTCGACAACTATCAGGCGCGCGGCGGACGCGACGACCGCATCCCCCAGTACGTGAAGGACGCGCGCAAGCTCATCGACCGCGAGGAGCGGCGCCTGGAGCGCGAACAGAAGGACCAGTTCCGAAAGGCCGCCGAGGCACAGAAAGCCGCCGAGGCCAGCCCCCCCGAGGGAACACCGCCCGCCCCCTCGGTGTCCAACCCCGAGCCGGGCACGCGCGTCGCGGCGCCTGGCGCCTCACCTTCCACCACCTCCGCCCCAAGCAGCCCGGCACCGTCACCGGACGGCGCGTCCGCTGCCCCGGTGCCCACCGGCTCGGGTAGACTCACCACCGACTCCCAGTAA